A window of Burkholderia ubonensis contains these coding sequences:
- a CDS encoding response regulator transcription factor encodes MNYFSIRVAITDDHPSVLIGLQNILKNAGQIDLIGACQSPVDLIEMLQRTPCDVVICEYTMYTDKYCGGPWLFEYLQREYPNVGIVVLTTLKNAAVIHTLLSRKNLSVVSKADAIGHVITAIHAAFAGGTYNSPTIRSIAESIYTSRLNTIADLSPKEAEVMSLFVAGNTVTEISFLLKRSKQTVSSHKRSAMRKLGVSNDIEFISFILNGLATHNPNEQLNFRSAGDVEVNAP; translated from the coding sequence ATGAACTATTTCTCCATCCGCGTTGCAATTACCGACGATCATCCTTCTGTTCTGATCGGATTACAAAATATTCTCAAAAACGCTGGTCAGATAGATCTCATCGGCGCCTGCCAAAGTCCGGTCGATCTGATTGAAATGCTGCAGCGCACGCCGTGCGACGTTGTAATCTGCGAGTACACAATGTACACGGACAAATACTGTGGCGGACCCTGGCTCTTCGAATATCTCCAACGAGAATATCCGAACGTTGGTATTGTCGTTCTCACGACACTAAAGAATGCAGCCGTGATACACACTCTTCTGTCCCGGAAAAATCTTTCTGTGGTCAGTAAGGCCGACGCAATCGGCCATGTCATCACTGCAATTCATGCGGCCTTTGCGGGCGGGACATATAATTCGCCGACCATCAGATCGATTGCCGAGAGTATTTATACGAGCCGGCTCAATACGATTGCCGACCTGTCTCCAAAAGAAGCTGAGGTAATGAGCCTATTCGTGGCGGGCAATACCGTCACTGAAATTTCTTTCCTCCTGAAGCGCAGTAAGCAGACAGTCAGCTCGCACAAGCGAAGCGCGATGCGCAAGCTCGGGGTGTCAAACGATATAGAGTTTATTTCGTTCATATTGAATGGATTGGCTACGCATAATCCGAATGAGCAGCTGAATTTTCGAAGCGCGGGCGATGTGGAAGTGAATGCGCCTTGA
- a CDS encoding EAL domain-containing protein, whose amino-acid sequence MIQCVKALMQRRLAQDMRRHADSDLGLAGTVLAAIAQDRVMLWAQPIVSVRDDAAVLYHECLVRIVDADGLPIVYPSEFIPSLERLELMRFVDRYIVSMAIDLMDSNVDLRLGINISAQSANNFQWWESIFLILENRPDIACRLVVEITETTQLSSVSGRMFVERLRLSGCAIAVDDFGDGFSLENSTHIAQLDIVKIAGRMLPADCGDQTQCNRFKKLVARARCHAKQVVVEGIEGIAGLRTAVLSGAQWVQGYHIGRPVRLGKSEFSTVGSIEKSLQQFERIADALMDWKDEEKTRDDARLAYAFGLSSVLYGRHSAIATGLGNGLNDVIRMNFVNLNKSDQFLQCFVKLGLVNGQTLVDSFVSGTSS is encoded by the coding sequence ATGATCCAATGCGTAAAGGCGCTCATGCAACGTCGATTAGCCCAAGATATGCGGCGTCATGCGGATTCTGACCTTGGGCTCGCAGGCACGGTGTTGGCGGCGATCGCTCAAGACAGGGTGATGCTCTGGGCTCAGCCGATTGTGAGCGTGCGGGACGATGCAGCGGTGCTATATCACGAATGCTTGGTGAGAATCGTCGACGCGGACGGACTTCCGATCGTATATCCGTCAGAGTTCATACCCAGTCTGGAGCGGCTTGAATTGATGCGATTCGTTGATCGATATATCGTCAGCATGGCGATCGATTTAATGGATTCCAATGTCGATCTACGCTTAGGCATCAATATTTCTGCGCAAAGTGCAAATAATTTCCAGTGGTGGGAATCAATCTTCCTGATACTTGAAAATAGGCCAGATATTGCTTGTCGTCTGGTCGTTGAGATCACCGAAACCACGCAACTGTCGTCAGTGTCAGGGCGTATGTTCGTCGAACGCCTGCGTCTTAGCGGATGTGCCATTGCTGTGGACGATTTTGGCGATGGATTTAGTTTGGAGAATAGCACGCACATCGCACAACTCGACATCGTCAAGATCGCCGGTCGAATGTTACCGGCCGATTGCGGTGACCAGACGCAATGCAATCGGTTCAAGAAGTTGGTGGCCCGCGCCCGATGCCATGCAAAGCAGGTGGTGGTAGAGGGCATAGAAGGCATTGCCGGGCTGCGCACGGCCGTGTTGTCTGGGGCGCAATGGGTACAGGGTTATCACATCGGTAGGCCGGTACGATTGGGGAAGTCGGAATTCTCAACCGTCGGATCGATAGAGAAATCGCTGCAGCAGTTCGAGCGTATTGCGGATGCATTGATGGACTGGAAAGACGAAGAGAAGACGCGTGACGATGCGAGGCTCGCCTATGCGTTCGGGCTGTCAAGCGTATTGTATGGGCGACATTCTGCAATCGCCACGGGCTTGGGCAATGGCTTGAACGACGTGATTCGAATGAATTTTGTTAATTTGAATAAATCTGACCAGTTCCTACAGTGCTTTGTGAAGCTTGGGTTGGTCAATGGACAGACATTGGTCGATTCATTTGTATCGGGAACTTCTTCGTGA
- a CDS encoding carbonic anhydrase family protein, which translates to MNHQDSECCTAHHIGRRTTLKSALGLAALGIVGGIFPEAADAAALTKAQRDAMTPDDVLAMIKKGNDRFRAGKMQTHDYLAQKRASVSGQYPAAVILSCIDSRAPAEVILDAGIGDTFNARVAGNIANDDLLGSLEYACAVAGSKVVLVMGHTSCGAIKGAIDGVELGNLTELLAKIKPAVDGTTYTGERSSKNDEFVDAVATTNVQLTISEIRRRSSVLADLEKNGKIKIVGAMYHLVGGKVVLLS; encoded by the coding sequence ATGAATCATCAAGACAGTGAATGCTGTACCGCGCATCACATCGGGCGCCGCACGACCCTGAAATCTGCACTGGGGCTTGCAGCACTTGGAATCGTCGGCGGGATTTTTCCCGAGGCCGCTGACGCGGCAGCCTTGACGAAGGCGCAGCGTGATGCGATGACGCCGGACGACGTGTTGGCAATGATCAAGAAGGGCAATGATCGATTCCGTGCAGGGAAAATGCAAACGCATGACTACCTCGCGCAGAAACGGGCGAGTGTGAGCGGCCAATACCCCGCCGCCGTGATTCTGAGCTGCATTGACTCGCGCGCTCCGGCGGAAGTGATTCTCGATGCCGGTATCGGCGATACGTTCAATGCTCGCGTCGCTGGGAACATCGCCAACGACGACCTGTTGGGCAGTCTCGAATATGCCTGTGCAGTGGCCGGCTCCAAAGTCGTACTGGTAATGGGACACACGTCATGTGGGGCAATTAAGGGGGCCATTGACGGCGTGGAACTCGGCAATCTGACGGAGTTGCTTGCGAAAATCAAACCGGCGGTCGACGGCACGACGTACACGGGTGAGCGGAGCAGCAAGAACGATGAATTCGTCGATGCGGTCGCTACGACCAACGTTCAGCTGACGATCAGCGAGATCCGTCGCCGGAGCAGCGTGCTGGCCGACCTGGAAAAGAACGGGAAGATCAAGATAGTTGGCGCCATGTACCACCTGGTAGGCGGCAAGGTGGTCCTCCTGAGCTAA
- a CDS encoding linear amide C-N hydrolase, with amino-acid sequence MRRPFCVVLTCLAAAATLLVEPAGSLACTRVVYLGDNDDVITARSMDWRLDVATNLYILPRGIARTGESGPNSLNWTAKYGSVVATGYDVSTTDGMNEKGLAAELLWLVESQYPHFDKNSKPGLTIAAWAQYVLDNFATVAEAVAALEKEPFTIVTDNVPGEQRLATLHLAISDASGDSAIVEYIGGKQIIHHGRQYQVTTNSPTFDEQLALNEYWKQIGGTVWLPGTNRSADRFARASFYVNAIPKSEDPAIALASVFSVIRNVSVPFGITTPGEPNISSTRWRTVADHKRMLYFFESAVTPSTFWVDLKKVDFSAGAPVKRLDLGKDQRNLFAGEVSKDFQRAPAFPFLGTDLSEFR; translated from the coding sequence ATGCGCCGCCCTTTTTGCGTCGTTTTGACCTGTCTCGCCGCAGCAGCGACGCTCCTCGTCGAGCCGGCCGGATCGCTAGCCTGCACACGCGTTGTCTATCTCGGTGACAACGACGACGTTATCACCGCCCGATCGATGGACTGGAGACTCGACGTCGCCACCAATCTTTACATCCTTCCGCGTGGCATCGCCCGCACCGGTGAATCCGGTCCGAACTCTCTTAACTGGACCGCCAAATACGGTAGCGTCGTGGCTACCGGTTATGACGTCTCTACCACCGATGGCATGAACGAAAAGGGGCTAGCGGCTGAACTGCTCTGGCTGGTCGAATCGCAATATCCCCACTTTGACAAAAACTCGAAACCTGGACTCACCATCGCAGCATGGGCGCAGTACGTGCTGGACAATTTTGCGACCGTCGCGGAAGCCGTCGCTGCGCTCGAGAAGGAGCCGTTCACAATCGTCACTGACAATGTCCCCGGCGAACAGCGCCTCGCCACACTGCACCTCGCCATATCAGACGCGAGTGGCGACAGCGCCATCGTCGAGTACATCGGCGGCAAACAGATCATCCACCATGGTCGGCAGTACCAGGTCACGACGAACTCACCGACCTTTGACGAGCAGCTTGCACTGAACGAATATTGGAAGCAGATAGGCGGCACCGTCTGGCTGCCTGGCACCAATCGCTCTGCTGACCGGTTCGCGCGCGCCTCGTTCTACGTCAACGCTATCCCTAAGAGTGAGGACCCCGCCATTGCACTTGCCAGCGTTTTCAGCGTGATCCGTAACGTATCGGTGCCGTTCGGGATCACTACCCCGGGCGAGCCGAATATATCGTCCACACGTTGGCGCACCGTTGCCGATCACAAGCGCATGCTTTACTTCTTCGAATCGGCCGTCACTCCGAGTACTTTCTGGGTCGATCTCAAGAAGGTCGACTTCTCCGCAGGCGCACCTGTCAAACGCCTCGACCTCGGCAAGGATCAGCGCAATTTATTCGCCGGCGAAGTCTCCAAGGACTTTCAACGCGCACCCGCGTTTCCCTTCCTCGGCACCGACCTGAGTGAGTTCCGCTGA
- a CDS encoding metal-dependent hydrolase family protein, with amino-acid sequence MADKNDFDSQRLQYQFRCSCQSPLAHAVCQRVSDAVSGRLAGHELDSHLAMGAAAGLLELASFNVPRPPLILRGARIFDGKSNSLDEGHDILVAGNCMDLIPTGQDVGDAQVIDCAEHVIMPGMIDAHWHSILAAVPLNEAMTADITYIYLLAAREAERTIMRGFTTVRDVGGPSFALKRAIDENRIMGPRIFPSGAMISQTSGHGDFRRRNELPRTALCSLSAAEVAGISSIADGVPDMLRRVREQLMLGASQIKIMAGGGVSSMFDPLDSVQYTEDEMRAAVAAASDWGTYVCAHVYTSAGIRRALSCGVKSIEHGQLADEETVRRIGDAGAWWSLQPFLADEDANPKATDAQRAQQQEIAVGTVRAFELGQKYGVNMAWGTDVLFNPAGALTQGKQLSKLARWFENIDVLRLGTSRNAELLALSGCRNPYPGALGVIQPRALADILVINGNPLENPSLIADPERNIKIIMKDGRIYKNTMSPRHQ; translated from the coding sequence ATGGCAGACAAGAATGACTTTGATAGTCAGCGGTTGCAGTATCAGTTCAGATGTAGTTGCCAAAGTCCTCTGGCCCATGCTGTTTGTCAGCGAGTAAGCGATGCGGTGTCGGGTCGCTTGGCTGGGCATGAGCTCGACTCGCATCTGGCTATGGGAGCAGCGGCCGGGCTGCTGGAGCTCGCCTCGTTCAATGTGCCGCGCCCCCCGCTCATCCTGCGCGGAGCGCGGATCTTCGACGGGAAGTCGAACAGCCTTGACGAAGGGCACGACATACTGGTCGCGGGCAATTGCATGGATTTGATTCCAACCGGGCAAGATGTGGGTGATGCGCAGGTGATCGACTGTGCGGAGCACGTCATCATGCCCGGCATGATCGATGCGCATTGGCATTCAATTCTTGCCGCCGTTCCACTTAACGAGGCAATGACTGCCGACATAACCTATATCTATCTTCTCGCGGCCCGAGAAGCTGAGCGGACCATAATGCGCGGCTTCACCACTGTTCGCGATGTGGGTGGTCCCTCCTTCGCATTGAAAAGGGCGATTGACGAGAATCGCATCATGGGTCCGCGGATCTTTCCCAGTGGGGCGATGATCTCTCAGACTTCAGGGCACGGCGACTTTCGCAGACGCAACGAGTTGCCGCGCACTGCGCTGTGCTCGCTCAGTGCAGCGGAAGTAGCCGGCATATCCTCGATCGCAGACGGTGTGCCGGACATGCTCAGAAGAGTGCGTGAACAGCTGATGCTAGGCGCGAGCCAGATCAAGATCATGGCGGGCGGCGGAGTGTCTTCCATGTTCGATCCGCTCGACTCGGTTCAATACACGGAAGATGAAATGCGCGCTGCCGTCGCCGCCGCGTCAGACTGGGGAACCTACGTCTGCGCGCATGTGTACACCTCGGCCGGGATTCGCAGAGCCTTGTCGTGCGGCGTGAAGTCGATCGAGCATGGTCAGCTAGCGGACGAAGAGACGGTCCGCCGGATTGGCGACGCTGGGGCCTGGTGGAGCCTGCAGCCGTTTCTGGCCGACGAGGACGCCAACCCGAAGGCGACCGACGCGCAACGGGCACAGCAGCAGGAAATTGCGGTTGGGACGGTGCGCGCCTTCGAGCTTGGACAAAAATATGGTGTGAACATGGCGTGGGGAACGGACGTACTATTCAATCCCGCAGGCGCCCTAACGCAAGGAAAACAGCTTTCCAAGCTGGCCCGCTGGTTCGAGAACATCGATGTTTTGCGGCTCGGCACGAGCCGCAATGCAGAACTTCTCGCCTTGTCCGGGTGCAGAAATCCTTATCCCGGGGCGCTTGGTGTCATCCAACCACGCGCGTTGGCAGACATCCTAGTCATCAATGGCAATCCGCTTGAAAATCCGTCACTTATCGCCGATCCTGAGCGAAACATCAAGATCATCATGAAGGACGGTCGCATCTATAAGAATACCATGTCGCCGCGCCATCAATAG
- a CDS encoding Na+/H+ antiporter: MLVAVLISGAIIRVLPLAIPLPLLQISLGFLIAGVFKGGVKLDPDLFFLLFLPPLLFLDGWRIPKDLLRRDKLGIFQLSVGLVILTVVGAGYAIHWMIPSMPLAVAYALAAIISPTDPVAVAGITHRLAIPRRITAILEGEALFNDASGLVAFRLAVAAAMTGAFSLSSAAISFLWVAGAGLATGALVTSAITLLRDGFTRRFGAEPRSEVLLSLLIPFAAYFLAEHIGASGILAAVAAGWTVSRAELSGRVSAFARMQRQIVWDMMQFTLNGIMFVLLGEQLPGIFKAAAQLVMQIGGHEAGSLLAYAFIVWLMLAVLRFACIFGSVWLARIIRGMTPPPEARATPRIMLALSLGGVRGAVTLAGVMTLPLALPNGEAFPSRDLAIFLAAAVIIISLIAATLGLPWLLKGIGQPRSSPHLRQWEVARQAAQRAAVNRVSSILDEQQERGSSQEAHAYMHVVDQVLAGLHEPLADSPERSIGGRARVGRDVELRVMRAVIEASRDAIYKLALDHEISDEVARDMVGMLDLEEVRLP; this comes from the coding sequence ATGCTGGTTGCCGTGCTGATCAGCGGCGCCATAATTCGCGTTCTGCCGTTGGCGATACCGCTTCCGTTGCTCCAGATTTCTCTGGGCTTTCTGATAGCCGGTGTTTTCAAAGGTGGCGTCAAGCTCGATCCTGACCTATTTTTTCTACTGTTCTTGCCGCCACTGCTGTTTTTGGACGGATGGCGGATACCGAAGGACTTGCTGCGACGTGACAAGCTCGGAATCTTTCAGCTCTCTGTTGGACTGGTAATTCTGACCGTTGTCGGCGCCGGTTACGCCATTCACTGGATGATTCCCTCGATGCCGTTGGCCGTCGCGTATGCGCTCGCAGCCATCATTTCGCCGACCGATCCGGTGGCGGTGGCCGGCATCACGCACCGACTGGCCATTCCTCGACGTATCACAGCGATCCTAGAAGGTGAGGCACTGTTCAACGACGCGAGTGGGTTGGTCGCATTCCGCCTTGCGGTTGCGGCAGCGATGACTGGCGCATTTTCTCTATCGTCGGCGGCCATCTCATTTCTCTGGGTGGCGGGTGCAGGCCTTGCGACCGGTGCGCTCGTCACCTCCGCCATCACGTTGCTTCGAGACGGTTTCACAAGACGCTTTGGGGCGGAGCCGCGCTCCGAGGTTCTATTAAGTCTCTTGATTCCCTTCGCTGCGTACTTCCTGGCCGAGCATATCGGCGCCTCGGGCATTTTAGCTGCCGTGGCGGCCGGCTGGACCGTAAGCCGCGCGGAGTTGTCGGGACGGGTCAGCGCGTTTGCGCGCATGCAGCGCCAGATCGTTTGGGACATGATGCAGTTCACACTCAACGGAATCATGTTCGTGCTGCTCGGCGAACAGTTGCCCGGTATTTTCAAGGCTGCCGCCCAGCTCGTGATGCAGATTGGGGGCCACGAGGCAGGGTCGCTGCTTGCATATGCATTTATTGTCTGGCTCATGCTGGCGGTCTTGCGCTTCGCATGCATTTTCGGTTCAGTCTGGCTCGCCCGGATCATACGCGGAATGACACCGCCTCCCGAGGCGCGGGCCACGCCGCGCATCATGTTGGCGCTATCGTTGGGAGGAGTGCGCGGTGCGGTGACGTTGGCCGGCGTAATGACACTTCCACTGGCTCTGCCTAACGGCGAGGCGTTTCCCTCGCGCGACCTGGCTATTTTTCTTGCTGCTGCAGTGATTATCATCTCCTTGATCGCCGCGACGCTCGGCTTGCCATGGTTGCTCAAAGGCATTGGGCAACCGCGATCATCACCACACCTGCGGCAGTGGGAAGTCGCACGACAGGCGGCTCAACGCGCAGCTGTAAACCGCGTTTCATCGATACTTGACGAGCAGCAAGAGAGGGGATCTTCGCAAGAGGCGCACGCATACATGCATGTAGTCGATCAGGTGCTGGCCGGTCTGCATGAACCGCTCGCCGACTCTCCCGAGCGTTCGATCGGCGGTCGGGCGCGTGTGGGACGAGATGTTGAACTGAGGGTGATGCGGGCTGTTATTGAAGCGTCTCGGGATGCCATTTACAAGCTTGCGCTCGACCATGAAATTTCAGACGAGGTAGCGCGTGACATGGTCGGAATGCTGGACTTGGAAGAGGTGCGATTGCCCTGA
- a CDS encoding site-specific integrase, with the protein MKTRETHSVDENKPDFPEEAELAALRGWYAGLDARAAVARYLGDRRAAGGSSRGILGRIRQRLVAFARSRHREDLAAAFVARPTSASADSVARVIEALRNLPVPVPLITDAVEEWLPPRIADALHAHGIRTLADLTVRIPRRRRWWSAIAGLGVASARHIEAFFAAHRALTERARALIAAAPSGIVVPWEQIRVPHEVDGSRGQFRAPQAACLLSASNDYGAVRSWLSLHESAATQRAYRKEAERLILWAIVERGRALSSLTTDDAIAYRGFLGRPAPRERWVGPSRPRQSVEWRPFSGPLSARSAAYALTVLSAMFRWLVEQRYVLANPFAGVKVRGAAARTGLDVARGFTEGEWLLIRALADGLEWSYRWGAPAAQRLRFLLDFGYATGLRASEFVDATLGDIRRDDRGDHWLHVIGKGGKPGKVALPALARSALDQSLVQRGLPVTPSRWNPITPLVANLEEDGAGIESARLWRVLRRFFRFAADAIQDERPATAEKLRRASPHWMRHTHATHALARGAELIMVRDNLRHASISTTSTYLHSDEVQRARQFDQAFEARKV; encoded by the coding sequence ATGAAAACGCGTGAGACCCATTCCGTCGACGAGAACAAGCCCGACTTCCCCGAGGAAGCGGAGCTCGCCGCACTGCGCGGCTGGTACGCCGGCCTGGACGCGAGGGCCGCCGTCGCCCGCTATCTGGGCGATCGCCGAGCCGCCGGCGGGTCATCGCGTGGCATCCTCGGCCGCATTCGTCAGCGACTTGTCGCGTTCGCGCGAAGCCGCCATCGCGAGGACCTGGCGGCGGCGTTCGTTGCTCGTCCGACGAGCGCATCGGCCGACAGCGTCGCCCGCGTGATCGAGGCGCTCCGCAATCTGCCCGTGCCGGTTCCCCTGATCACCGATGCCGTCGAGGAATGGCTGCCGCCGCGCATAGCCGATGCTCTCCACGCGCACGGCATTCGGACACTCGCGGACCTGACCGTGCGGATTCCGCGGCGACGTCGCTGGTGGTCGGCAATCGCCGGACTCGGCGTCGCGAGTGCACGGCATATCGAGGCTTTCTTTGCGGCGCATCGCGCACTGACTGAGCGGGCACGCGCATTGATCGCTGCGGCGCCGTCCGGCATCGTCGTGCCGTGGGAACAGATTCGCGTGCCACACGAAGTCGATGGCTCGCGCGGGCAGTTCCGTGCACCACAGGCCGCTTGTCTGCTGAGCGCATCGAACGACTATGGAGCGGTCCGGTCGTGGTTGTCGCTGCACGAGTCTGCGGCGACCCAGCGCGCCTACCGGAAGGAGGCCGAACGTCTGATCCTGTGGGCGATCGTTGAACGTGGCCGAGCGTTGTCGTCGCTGACGACCGACGACGCGATCGCGTACCGCGGGTTCTTGGGGCGGCCGGCGCCGCGCGAGCGTTGGGTCGGACCATCACGGCCGCGACAAAGCGTCGAATGGCGGCCGTTCAGCGGCCCGCTATCGGCGCGTTCGGCAGCGTATGCGCTCACAGTCCTGTCAGCGATGTTCCGCTGGCTGGTCGAGCAGCGCTATGTGCTGGCGAATCCGTTTGCGGGCGTCAAGGTTCGTGGTGCCGCGGCGCGTACGGGGCTGGATGTTGCCCGTGGCTTCACGGAAGGCGAGTGGCTGTTGATCCGCGCATTGGCCGACGGACTGGAATGGTCGTATCGCTGGGGCGCGCCGGCCGCGCAGCGTCTGCGCTTCCTGCTCGACTTCGGTTACGCGACCGGTCTGCGAGCCAGCGAGTTCGTCGACGCCACGCTCGGCGACATTCGACGCGACGACCGCGGGGATCACTGGCTACATGTAATCGGCAAGGGCGGCAAACCCGGCAAGGTGGCGCTGCCTGCGCTGGCGAGATCCGCGCTGGATCAGTCTCTGGTCCAGCGCGGGCTGCCGGTGACGCCGTCCCGCTGGAACCCGATCACACCGCTGGTCGCGAACCTCGAGGAGGACGGCGCCGGCATCGAGAGTGCAAGGCTCTGGCGCGTGCTGCGGCGCTTCTTTCGGTTTGCGGCCGACGCGATCCAGGATGAACGGCCAGCGACGGCCGAGAAGCTTCGGCGCGCAAGCCCACACTGGATGCGGCACACACATGCGACGCACGCGCTGGCCCGTGGCGCGGAGCTGATCATGGTGCGCGACAATCTCCGTCATGCGTCGATATCGACGACGTCGACCTACCTGCACAGCGATGAGGTCCAGCGGGCGCGGCAGTTCGATCAAGCATTTGAAGCACGCAAAGTCTAG
- a CDS encoding IS3 family transposase (programmed frameshift) encodes MKKSKFTDSQIMEALKRAEAGVAVPEICRELGVSTATFYNWRSKYGGMDVSLMAKMKELEAENARLRKMYVEEKIKAEIVAEALAKKGLRPSTRREMAREAVASRGVSIRLACEAFGISQTCYRYERQRNAENEQIADWLLRLTDNHRNWGFGLCFLYLRNVKGFGWNHKRVYRIYRELELNLRIKPRKRLVRQAPEPLIVPASVNAVWSMDFMHDQLKDGRSIRLFNVIDDFNREALGIEIDFSLPSARVIRALEQIIGWRGKPMALRCDNGPEYLSDAITQWATRQGIALNYIQPGKPQQNAYVERFNRTVRYEWLSQYYWDDLAHVQHFATEWMWQYNHERPNMGLGGVTPKQRLMAAA; translated from the exons ATGAAGAAGTCGAAGTTCACGGATAGCCAGATCATGGAAGCGCTCAAGCGCGCGGAAGCTGGGGTGGCGGTGCCGGAGATTTGTCGGGAGTTGGGCGTTAGCACGGCGACCTTCTACAACTGGCGCAGCAAGTACGGCGGGATGGACGTGTCGCTGATGGCCAAGATGAAGGAGCTGGAAGCGGAGAACGCGCGACTGCGCAAGATGTATGTCGAAGAGAAGATCAAGGCGGAGATCGTCGCGGAGGCGCTAGCAAAAAAAG GACTGAGGCCATCTACCCGCCGCGAGATGGCCAGAGAAGCAGTAGCGAGCCGGGGTGTGTCGATCCGGCTTGCGTGCGAGGCATTTGGCATAAGCCAAACGTGCTACCGCTATGAGCGGCAGCGCAATGCGGAGAACGAACAGATTGCCGATTGGCTGCTACGGCTGACCGACAATCATCGCAACTGGGGCTTCGGGCTGTGTTTCCTGTATCTGCGCAACGTGAAGGGATTCGGCTGGAACCACAAGCGCGTGTACCGGATTTATCGAGAACTGGAGTTGAACCTGCGCATCAAGCCGCGCAAGCGGCTCGTACGGCAGGCGCCGGAGCCGCTGATCGTGCCGGCGTCGGTGAATGCGGTATGGTCGATGGATTTCATGCACGATCAGTTGAAGGACGGCCGCAGTATCCGGCTGTTCAACGTGATCGACGACTTCAACCGAGAAGCATTGGGAATCGAGATCGACTTCTCGTTGCCCTCGGCGCGCGTCATTCGGGCACTGGAGCAGATCATCGGCTGGCGGGGAAAACCGATGGCGTTACGCTGCGACAACGGTCCAGAGTATTTGAGCGATGCGATCACGCAGTGGGCCACCAGACAGGGCATTGCATTGAACTACATCCAGCCTGGCAAGCCGCAGCAGAACGCCTACGTGGAGCGATTCAACCGGACAGTGCGCTATGAATGGCTGTCGCAGTACTACTGGGACGACCTCGCGCACGTGCAGCACTTCGCAACCGAGTGGATGTGGCAATACAATCACGAGCGCCCTAACATGGGCCTTGGCGGCGTGACGCCGAAACAGCGGCTCATGGCCGCGGCATAG
- a CDS encoding helix-turn-helix domain-containing protein, with amino-acid sequence MTHERLNAAVHCVRTVHRGHALYRSGDTFASIYAIRAGSFKTVVMHQEGHEQVTGFGIVGDTLGIDGIATGRHSCEAIALEDSSVCAMPFDLLEMLCREVKAVQRHVHQMLGAEIVRESVLMMLLGTTTAEARVATFLVDLSKRWQARGYSAAAFTLKMTREEVGSYLGLKLETVSRMLSKLQGRGLIEVRGKDLRILDIDGLQKLATDVGPATFRGQPHREVFGYAPDVRLPEHRLGAH; translated from the coding sequence TTGACCCACGAGCGGCTCAACGCCGCCGTGCATTGCGTCCGTACCGTGCATCGCGGGCACGCCCTGTATCGCTCTGGCGACACCTTCGCGAGCATCTATGCTATTCGCGCGGGTTCGTTCAAGACCGTGGTCATGCATCAGGAGGGGCATGAGCAGGTCACGGGATTCGGCATCGTAGGCGACACGCTTGGCATCGATGGCATTGCCACCGGCAGACACAGTTGTGAGGCGATTGCGCTGGAAGACAGTTCCGTGTGCGCGATGCCGTTTGACCTACTCGAGATGCTGTGCCGGGAAGTGAAGGCAGTCCAGCGCCATGTGCATCAGATGCTGGGCGCTGAAATCGTGCGCGAGTCTGTCCTCATGATGCTGCTGGGCACTACGACGGCTGAGGCGCGGGTGGCCACCTTTCTCGTCGACCTGTCGAAGCGTTGGCAGGCGCGCGGCTACTCCGCTGCTGCTTTCACACTGAAGATGACGCGCGAGGAGGTTGGCAGCTACCTCGGCCTGAAACTCGAGACAGTCAGCCGGATGTTGTCAAAATTGCAGGGGCGAGGGCTGATCGAGGTACGTGGCAAGGATCTCCGGATTCTCGATATTGACGGGTTGCAGAAGCTGGCGACAGACGTTGGCCCTGCTACCTTCCGGGGTCAACCGCACCGGGAGGTATTCGGGTACGCGCCTGATGTTCGCTTGCCAGAACATCGGCTAGGAGCACATTGA